The Streptomyces sp. M92 nucleotide sequence TGGGGCTGTTCGGGCAGGTGGGAGGGTCTCCGGATGTGTGTGACGTGCGCGTTTCGCCCTGCCGGAAGAGCCGCTCCGACCTGCGAATTCTTTCTTCCGCTCGCCCGGCGCAGCACGTTCATGTTGCTGTTGTCAAGCCCCGAGATATGCCCTGACCTGCGAAAACGCCATTCAGAAGACGCCGTATCCGTGTTACCCTGGATAGCCACGGAAGGGGTACCTGTCACATGACGTTCAAGGTTGGCGACACCGTGGTCTATCCCCATCACGGGGCCGCGCTGATCGAGGCTATCGAAACTCGCCAGATCAAAGGCGTGGACAAGACCTACTTGGTGCTGAAGGTCGCCCAGGGCGATCTGACGGTACGTGTGCCAGCGGACAATGCGGAGTTCGTCGGCGTGCGTGATGTGGTCGGTCAGGACGGACTGGACCGGGTCTTCGAGGTGCTGCGCGCGCCGTACGCCGAGGAGCCCACGAACTGGTCGCGTCGTTACAAGGCAAACCTGGAGAAGCTCGCCTCCGGCGACGTCATCAAGGTCGCGGAAGTCGTGCGCGATCTGTGGCGCCGGGAGCGTGAGCGCGGACTCTCCGCCGGTGAGAAGCGCATGCTCGCCAAGGCCCGCCAGATCCTGGTGAGCGAGCTCGCTCTCGCGGAGAACACCAACGAGGACAAGGCGGAGGCCCTGCTCGACGAGGTGCTCGCCTCCTGACGCGTCTCCCGGGGCGGGACGCGGGTAGGCGTCCGCCCGGCTCAGCGCACTGAAATGCCGCGGTGCCCGATGACATCTTCACTGTCGCCGGGCGCTGCGGCATGTTCGTACCCGGACGTCGTCCTCGTACGATCAACCCGGGGGACCCGTCCCCCGGTCCTGGCGTGCCGGGCCCGGGCTGCTGGCTCGACCGGGGTCACGGAAGGGTCCGGTCAAGGCGTCGCGCCCGGCACGGTGAGGCCATACCCAACTAGGTCGAGCACACAAACCTGACAGGAACCGATGTCTGACGAATCGCGTCCCTCGCCCGCCGACACGGCCGTTGAGATGTCCGCCGACGCGGCTGCCGACACCCGTGTGAACATCCGGACCGCGGCCGTCATTCCGGCCGCCGGCCGGGGCGTACGGCTCGGCCCCGGCGCCCCGAAGGCCCTGCGCGCGCTGGGCGGGACGCCCATGCTCATCCACGCGGTGCGGGCCATGGCGGCCTCCCGCCGGGTCTCCCTCGTCGTGGTCGTCGCCCCGCCCGACGGCGCGGCCGAGGTCAAGAGCCTGCTCGACGCGCACGCGCTGCCCGAGTGGACGGACTTCCTCGTCGTGCCCGGGGGCGAGTCGCGGCAGGAGTCCGTACGGCTCGGGCTCGACGCGCTGCCGGACGAGTACGACATCGTCCTCGTGCACGACGCGGCCCGGCCGCTGGTGCCGGTGGACACGGTCGACACCGTGATCGAGACCGTCCGGGAGG carries:
- a CDS encoding CarD family transcriptional regulator, translated to MTFKVGDTVVYPHHGAALIEAIETRQIKGVDKTYLVLKVAQGDLTVRVPADNAEFVGVRDVVGQDGLDRVFEVLRAPYAEEPTNWSRRYKANLEKLASGDVIKVAEVVRDLWRRERERGLSAGEKRMLAKARQILVSELALAENTNEDKAEALLDEVLAS
- the ispD gene encoding 2-C-methyl-D-erythritol 4-phosphate cytidylyltransferase; translation: MSDESRPSPADTAVEMSADAAADTRVNIRTAAVIPAAGRGVRLGPGAPKALRALGGTPMLIHAVRAMAASRRVSLVVVVAPPDGAAEVKSLLDAHALPEWTDFLVVPGGESRQESVRLGLDALPDEYDIVLVHDAARPLVPVDTVDTVIETVREGAPAVVPALPLADTVKQVEPATVPGEPEPVVATPERARLRAVQTPQGFDRGTLVRAHGTVTENVTDDASMVEQLGLTVVVVPGHEEAFKVTRPLDLVLAEAVLARRRLNDGF